In a single window of the Magnolia sinica isolate HGM2019 chromosome 7, MsV1, whole genome shotgun sequence genome:
- the LOC131251643 gene encoding peroxidase A2-like, with the protein MSTPVLVAVVLFMAMFGPSNGQLNATFYASTCPNVSSIVRGVIQNALQSDARIGASLIRLHFHDCFVNGCDGSVLLDNSSSIVTEKDAGPNVNSIRGFNVVDNIKTALENSCPGIVSCADILAIAAEASVSLSGGPTWNVLLGRRDSTTANRAGANSNLPTPFESLSNITAKFSAVGLNTNDLVALSGAHTFGRGQCLTFISRLYNFSGTGNPDPTLNTTYLATLRQSCPQNGSLTTLNNLDPTTPDTFDNNYYTNLQNNQGLFQSDQELFSTSGAPTITIVNNFAASQSAFFQSFAASMINMGNISPLTGSNGQIRTDCKRVNGG; encoded by the exons ATGTCTACTCCTGTCTTGGTAGCTGTAGTCCTGTTCATGGCCATGTTTGGGCCATCCAACGGTCAGTTGAATGCCACGTTTTACGCTAGCACGTGCCCAAACGTGTCAAGCATTGTACGTGGCGTCATCCAAAACGCTCTACAATCCGACGCTCGGATCGGCGCTAGCCTCATTCGCCTTCATTTCCATGATTGCTTCGTTaat GGCTGTGATGGATCGGTTCTTCTGGACAATAGCAGCAGCATCGTGACCGAGAAAGACGCGGGCCCCAACGTCAACTCAATAAGAGGATTTAACGTCGTCGACAACATCAAAACTGCCCTCGAGAATTCATGCCCGGGCATTGTCTCATGTGCAGACATCCTCGCCattgcagctgaagcatcagtTTCTCTC TCAGGAGGGCCCACATGGAATGTTCTTCTAGGAAGGAGAGATAGCACGACGGCGAATCGAGCTGGAGCGAACAGCAACCTTCCAACGCCCTTTGAAAGCCTAAGCAACATCACAGCCAAGTTCTCCGCTGTCGGACTCAACACCAACGATCTAGTCGCTTTATCGG GTGCACACACGTTCGGACGTGGTCAATGTCTGACGTTCATCAGCCGCCTGTACAATTTCAGCGGGACGGGCAATCCTGACCCTACGCTGAACACTACATACTTAGCGACGCTTCGGCAATCATGCCCACAAAATGGGTCCCTGACTACATTGAACAATCTGGACCCCACAACGCCTGACACTTTCGATAACAACTACTACACAAACCTTCAGAACAATCAAGGGTTGTTCCAATCCGATCAAGAGCTGTTTTCGACGAGTGGGGCCCCCACGATCACCATCGTTAACAACTTCGCCGCTAGCCAAAGCGCATTCTTTCAGAGCTTCGCAGCATCCATGATCAATATGGGGAACATAAGCCCCCTAACAGGCAGCAATGGTCAGATCCGAACAGATTGTAAGAGGGTGAATGGAGGTTAG